Proteins encoded together in one Lathyrus oleraceus cultivar Zhongwan6 chromosome 5, CAAS_Psat_ZW6_1.0, whole genome shotgun sequence window:
- the LOC127079323 gene encoding uncharacterized protein LOC127079323 yields MKLEINIPLLEALEQMPTYAKLMKDIISKRQTIDTNLIILTETCSVILRGMKILMKKKDRGDVTIPCTIGDRSFKIDLIDLGASVSLIALSIYKKLGIGVVQDTRMTLQFVDHSVKKPYGIVDDVLVKIDKFVFPMDFVVLEMPEDKEIPSFLGDPF; encoded by the coding sequence ATGAAGCTAGAAATTAACATTCCACTTTTGGAAgcacttgaacaaatgcctaCCTATGCCAAGTTAATGAAGGACATCATTTCTAAGAGGCAAACCATTGACACGAACCTGATTATTCTAACCGAAACTTGTAGTGTTATTTTGAGGGGTATGAAAATTCTAATGAAGAAGAAAGATCGAGGAGATGTCACCATCCCATGCaccattggagataggtcatTCAAAATAGATCTTATTGATTTAGGAGCCAGTGTGAGTCTCATAGCtttatccatttacaagaaatTGGGTATAGGGGTTGTGCAAGATACCAGGATGACACTTCAATTTGTCGATCATTCGGTCAAGAAACCTTATGGGATAGTTGACGATGTTCTAGTTAAGATTGACAAGTTTGTATTCCCGATGGATTTTGTGGTCCTAGAAATGCCTGAGGATAAAGAGATTCCCTCATTCTTGGGAGACCCTTTTTAG